In candidate division WOR-3 bacterium, the genomic stretch AACAGTTCTAGGGCTGCTTCCATTTTCGCTGGGCAATACTCTTCATTCACCTCTCGGCAGAGGAATAATCGGCGGTCTAATACTTTCAAGTTTTGTCTCCCTGCTTTTCATTCCTTTTGTCTATGATAGAGTTTTTCGTTAAAAGACCCGTAACACTTATTTCCGTATACGCGGTCATGACCGTATTAGGGGTTATTTCCCTAATCAACCTACCAGTGGAGTTATACCCAGACACCGAATACCCGACAATGAGCGTTTTTGTCAGCTGGCAGGACGCTTCTCCGGAACTCGTCGAGAGGGAGATAACAAGGAAAATCGAAAGCGAGGTTTTCAGGCTTCAGGGTGTAAGAAACGTATCTTCAAGGTCTGAAAGAGGGCAGAGCACGATAGAAATTGAGTTCGAGGCCTCGGTTGACGTAACATACCAGAAAGTTCTGCTGTCAGAAGCGCTTTCGGGCATCGAGTTTCCTATAGACGCGAGAGCTCCAGAGATTACCGAAAAATCTCCTGACGATCTAGAAAGCGGATACCCGGTGGTGCTTTCAGTATCTGGCCCTTACGAACTAATGGAGATGGGTGAAAAGGCGAGAGAAATCGAGGAACAACTTGAAAGGGTGGACGGGGTCAAGAATATATTGGTCTACGGCGACCCTGAAAAAGAAATTAGAGTGGAGATTTTCGACCCCAGATTTTCTCCCTATTCAGTATTGTCAGAGTTCATTAAAGAAGATGTTTCTGCGGGAAGAATCAGAACCAGCGGAACTTCGATTCCAGTAACGGTCGAAGATCGCAAATACCCGCAGACCATGTACGTATATGGAAGGGATATTTCTAAAATTGCGCTCGTCAGTTACGGAATAAGGGACCCGTATTATCTGAGCAGGATCAATGGAAATCCGGTTATAACCCTGAACATTGAAAAAAGAAACGACATCGGCCTTCTTGACTTCAGCAGAAACGTGAGAAAAGCCGTCGCGGACATAGAAATCAACGGAGATGTGACGGTAGATTTCGAAAGGGATGAAGCAGACGACATAAGGGAAAACATAAAAAAAATCTCGATATTAGGGATTATTGCCCTAATCGGAGTGTCTCTGTCCTTTCTTTTCACTATGAAAAACTTTTTTTCGGTGTTTCTTTTCTTCCTGACTATTGCGTTTTCGACCCTTCTGACTTTCATTTGTGTATATTTTTCGAAACTTTCACTGAACGTATTCACACTGAGCGGCATAGCACTCGGCTTCGGCATGGTCGTTGACAATTCGATAATAGTCCTTGAAAACATTTTGAGACACAATGAAGAAGGGGAAGAAAATCCTCTTGTCGCCGGCGCGAAAGAAGTATTCCTGCCTGTCATAGCCTCGACTTTCACGACCATTGTAGTATTCGTTCCTTTTCTCTTTTTTCAGGGGACTTCGCGACAGCTCTATGTTCCTTTCGCACTTTCCGCTTCTTTCAGCCTTCTCTCTTCGATTTTCGTCGCCTTCACTTTGGTGCCGATTCTTTCAGGGCGGATAAAACCGAAGACGACGTACAGGCCTCGGTTTTACCTCTGGACACTGAGAAAAATGCTCAAAATTAGATGGGTTGTCATGCCGCTTGCCGTTTTGCTGATACTTTCAGGGGGGTGGATTTTCAAGGAAAAGGTCAGAAAAGGCGCCGCTTTCAGGTACGGCGAAGAGGACAGGCTCTACGTCAGGATACATTTGCCAAGTGGAAGCGACAAATCCGAAGTTCTTAAAATCGCAGGCGACTTCGAGGAAAAAATTCTGGAGGAGACCGGTTACGAGAAATTTTTCACACTTATTTTAAGCAACATGATCATTCTTGAAATTGACTACGAGGAACCGTGCCAGCCAGCTTACGCCCTGAAAGAGAAACTTCAGAGGTTCGCTGTCAACTTCGCCAACTGCAGGATTGTCATTATCGGTATGGGGGATCCGTTTTTCACAGGCGGAGGGGGCGGAGGTTTTCCGCAGTTTTCTTTGAAGGGATACGACTATTACAGGCTCAACCAGTACGCCGAAGCAGTTAGGCTAAAACTTCTTCAAAACCCGAGAATAGAAAACGTAGATTTGAACGCGTCTTTTTACGGCAGGGGCGCGCAGAAGGAATTTATTGTCTCTCCAAACAGAGTCATGCCGCTATACGGCTTCAATCCGGCCGTAGTAGCCAACGCACTGAGGAAAAAGGTGACCTCGTATCTTGTGACGGAAGAGGACAGGTTTGTTTTGAACATTTTCACAGACAGTTTGCTGAGAAAAGAAGACCTCCTGACACTGCGAGTTCAGTCCGGTTTTGAGTTGAGAGACCTTTGTTCACTCAGCGAAGTCGTTTATCCCCCCGTAATAGAACGAGAAAACCAACAGTACACAAAAATGATCTCCTACGACTACCAGGGACCTTACAAACAGGCCGAGGGGTTCAGACAGGCTTTCATGTCATCGGTACACCTTCCCGAAGGTTTTGAACTCGGAGACGTCGAGTTTTACATGGAAGAGGAAGTCCTTAAAAAGAAAGAAATAATAATAGCGATAGCGCTTTCTCTTTTTCTTCTGTTGGCTGTGCTGTCCAGCCTTTATGAATCGCTTAGAAAACCTGTTCTGATTCTCGTCGTACTTCCGCTTTCATTTTTCGGCGTCGCATTAATTTATTGGATTTTCAAAAAGGAATTCGACGCCAGTGCTTTTGTCGGATTGATACTTCTTCTGGGGATAGCGGTCAATGACGGGATAGTTCTGATTGATCATTTGACGAGGGGGAAAATGCAGGATGCAGACGAAATAATAAATAGATGCGGACACAGGTTCAGGCCGATTGTGATAACAACTGTGACAACACTCCTGGGGCTGATACCATTTATATTTTCGAAACAGGATATATACGTCCTGTCAAAGCTTTCGATTTCCTGCGCGGGAGGGCTTGTCTTTTCGACGCTCGGAAGTCTTTTTATACTGCCTGTGTTCTACTACACGTTTTTCGGCAGAAGAAAATCGTCGAGCTGAGAAAATAAAATTGCTAAAACGAAGAGAACAAAGATAATTTCTACCACGACTGGTAATTCGCTGAAAGCGATTTAGCATAGCCGGAGATACTAAATTATCTTCTACACAAAAGGTTTTTATTTGCCTTCGGCAAATTTGCCAAGGAAAACAAGAGAAGGAAGTAAAACTTTCTAACTTCGCAGTTTATGTCTTTTTTACTGTTGACAAATCTTAAGGACTAATGTGTTTTCCATGTGAGAGGCTACAATGATTGTATTTTAATATTTACCGAAGTCTTTTTAACCCTTTTTTATTATTTTTTACCACGAATTCTTTTCCTTGATATTTCCATAATCAAAGAAAAATTCCCAATATCAAGAGCTGGCATTATATATCAGTGAACCAACAAGCATTTCCTTGTGAAAGTTTTATCGTCATATATCATTTGGTAAAAATAGACTCCAGGTTCTGTCGAAATAGCATCCCAGACAACGGAATGTACACCTGCAGATTCGTACCTGTTCATAAGAGTCGTGATTTCCTGTCCGGCGGCGTTATAAATTTTTATGATCACTCCTGATGGTTCTATACAATTATAAGTGATAATTGTCTTTTCTGTGAAAGGATTAGGATAATTTTGGAGGTGAGGTGTATTTGCTGGTATTGAAATCAGACCTTCTTCAACTCCCGTCTCGTTGAGAAAAGCTCCATAGACATCGCCATCGGATAAATTCATGTCCACCCTTGTCCCGACAACCAGAAATTTATTCCCGCCGAAACCTGATCCACCTACGGGAATTTTATTGTCTATCGAATCAAAAATGACAAATGGTTGTCCAATGGGGTCGCCTGATGGAGTCCAAAATCTTCCGAGGAGCTGACGGTCATTTATTTGAGTCCATGTTATTAGATAGTTGTTACCGTCAAAAGAAACAAAAGGCATAAGTGGGGTTTCTGTCGAGTCACAGATTATTATCGTCTGTTCAACCGTTCCTGAAGTCGTGACAAATCTGCCGACAAGCCACCATGGTGATAATGTATCCTGTGCTTCGTGCTGACAAACCAGGTATCTGTTTCCGTCAAAAGCGGTTGATGTAGGGTTATCACTAAGATATGGACCATTGTCAATTATAAAATTGTTACCTACTAATGTTCCATTCTTGCTTATGAATTGACCATGGATATCGCTGTCGTAGCCTGAAATTCTTACAACCCATACTGCAAGGTAATTTACTCCGTCAAAGGCAACAGAAGTGCTCCTTGATGGACTTTGGGTGATCTGTATTTGGCTCCCGATAAGACTTCCATTTCTGCTAACCCTCTGACCATATAAGACAGAGTCTGTTCCGACAAATATCACCATATATGTTGTGTCACAAAAGCATAGAGAAAAATCAGGATGGTTATCTGGGAGCGGTCCCGAAGCTATGGTGAAAAAAGAACCCACAAGATTACCCAATGTATCTATGAGTTGACCGTTGACATCTCCAGTTGAATCTCTCCAAACGAGCAGATATTTAAAGCCGTCTGAAGCGACCAACACGCCTGGATGAAAAAGCCCTTGTTTACCAACGGAGATTCTTTCACCGACGAGATTTGACGGGGGCGCGACCCTCTGTGCTGTTACACTGTAAGGGCTGATGCTGTCGCCGAGAATGGCGACAATGCCGTTATTCCCTGTCGCCCAGGCTGCACTTATGGAAGCTGCCGTATCAGGACCGACTGCAATAGGGAATGACTGTGACAGGAGATTTGCCGGCACGAGCAAAACTCCAAAAAAAATATTGAGAAAGGTCACAAGTTTTCTCAGCATGGTGATACCTCCTTGTTATTTTTTTTGATGGAGAAAGATATTGAGGGAAAAAATCAACTGATTTTTTTTCGTTATGGAAAATAATTTCTTTTGAAATATGCCTTTGCAAAAGCTCATTGCAATAGAGAGGTTGTAAATTTAGATTTATTTTTTGGATGTTTTCCCAGCAGTCCCATTTGCCAAAAAGCAGAGACTCCATTTTAAAATCACACTTTCGGTTCCTTATATTATACTCCGAAATGCAAGGGTGTAGTATGAAGGTGTAAATAAAACACTTTTTAAATATTTTTACGGGTATGTTTTGTGCATTCACCGGAATCATTATCATGCGGGGGAAGGCTTGTCTTTTCGAAAGTAAAAAAGGGTTAAGCTGAAAAAATAGATTTTTACCACGACTGCTAATTCGCTGAAAGCGATTTATCATAACCAAAGACAATGTGAAAATCATTTTATTTTCTTAATCTTAAAAACTTAATGCAATGTTTTCAACGAATCCGTGGGCAAATACCTTAGTTAATTAATAA encodes the following:
- a CDS encoding T9SS type A sorting domain-containing protein, translating into MLRKLVTFLNIFFGVLLVPANLLSQSFPIAVGPDTAASISAAWATGNNGIVAILGDSISPYSVTAQRVAPPSNLVGERISVGKQGLFHPGVLVASDGFKYLLVWRDSTGDVNGQLIDTLGNLVGSFFTIASGPLPDNHPDFSLCFCDTTYMVIFVGTDSVLYGQRVSRNGSLIGSQIQITQSPSRSTSVAFDGVNYLAVWVVRISGYDSDIHGQFISKNGTLVGNNFIIDNGPYLSDNPTSTAFDGNRYLVCQHEAQDTLSPWWLVGRFVTTSGTVEQTIIICDSTETPLMPFVSFDGNNYLITWTQINDRQLLGRFWTPSGDPIGQPFVIFDSIDNKIPVGGSGFGGNKFLVVGTRVDMNLSDGDVYGAFLNETGVEEGLISIPANTPHLQNYPNPFTEKTIITYNCIEPSGVIIKIYNAAGQEITTLMNRYESAGVHSVVWDAISTEPGVYFYQMIYDDKTFTRKCLLVH
- a CDS encoding efflux RND transporter permease subunit translates to MIEFFVKRPVTLISVYAVMTVLGVISLINLPVELYPDTEYPTMSVFVSWQDASPELVEREITRKIESEVFRLQGVRNVSSRSERGQSTIEIEFEASVDVTYQKVLLSEALSGIEFPIDARAPEITEKSPDDLESGYPVVLSVSGPYELMEMGEKAREIEEQLERVDGVKNILVYGDPEKEIRVEIFDPRFSPYSVLSEFIKEDVSAGRIRTSGTSIPVTVEDRKYPQTMYVYGRDISKIALVSYGIRDPYYLSRINGNPVITLNIEKRNDIGLLDFSRNVRKAVADIEINGDVTVDFERDEADDIRENIKKISILGIIALIGVSLSFLFTMKNFFSVFLFFLTIAFSTLLTFICVYFSKLSLNVFTLSGIALGFGMVVDNSIIVLENILRHNEEGEENPLVAGAKEVFLPVIASTFTTIVVFVPFLFFQGTSRQLYVPFALSASFSLLSSIFVAFTLVPILSGRIKPKTTYRPRFYLWTLRKMLKIRWVVMPLAVLLILSGGWIFKEKVRKGAAFRYGEEDRLYVRIHLPSGSDKSEVLKIAGDFEEKILEETGYEKFFTLILSNMIILEIDYEEPCQPAYALKEKLQRFAVNFANCRIVIIGMGDPFFTGGGGGGFPQFSLKGYDYYRLNQYAEAVRLKLLQNPRIENVDLNASFYGRGAQKEFIVSPNRVMPLYGFNPAVVANALRKKVTSYLVTEEDRFVLNIFTDSLLRKEDLLTLRVQSGFELRDLCSLSEVVYPPVIERENQQYTKMISYDYQGPYKQAEGFRQAFMSSVHLPEGFELGDVEFYMEEEVLKKKEIIIAIALSLFLLLAVLSSLYESLRKPVLILVVLPLSFFGVALIYWIFKKEFDASAFVGLILLLGIAVNDGIVLIDHLTRGKMQDADEIINRCGHRFRPIVITTVTTLLGLIPFIFSKQDIYVLSKLSISCAGGLVFSTLGSLFILPVFYYTFFGRRKSSS